The Geothrix sp. genome window below encodes:
- a CDS encoding S9 family peptidase — MPSRSFRPLGLAALVSAALSLAAQGPVPPLAKQVEHLSVWHGEKVNDPWFWLREKASPEVVAYLNAENAYTEAMTADLKPFSEALYKEMLGRIKQTDLSVPVRRGAFYYYSRTEEGKQYPIQCRRKAAKGGTYDEKAPEEVLLDQNELAKGLKFLGLGGMSVSDDDRTLLFSTDTTGFRQYKLFTKNLATGKVSAALAERVTSSTWASDSRHIFFVTEDDVTKRSNQLWRLDLASGKPELVFEEKDELFGIHVNRTKDRKFVVVESRSTDTWESRYLSAAKPGGAFKVLLPREKGHKYDIEHREGTFYIRTNKNAKNFRLVTAPVATPGPKHWKAFLPHRPEVLLEGMEPFQDFLVVAEKSQGLSHFRFQDLKTGRWQDVRFPESVYAAFPGGTPEYTSKTFRFVYQSMVTPQSIYDCDMGSGKQTLLKQIEVLGGYDKSQYATERLWAPARDGVKVPLSVVYKKGIKRDGTAPLFLYAYGSYGYGQSATFSIPRLSLLDRGMVYVIAHIRGGNEMGEAWHDDGMLMKKMNTFTDFIDSAEFLVKEKWTAQDRLVIEGGSAGGLLMGAVTNLRPDLFKAVHSAVPFVDVMNTMMDASLPLTVGEYLEWGNPNEKAAFDYMRAYSPYDNLKKGAYPAILVTTSFNDSQVMYWEPAKYIAKLRTLKTDSNPLLLRIKMDPAGHGGASGRYDALKDKAFETAWMLKQVGIAK; from the coding sequence ATGCCCTCTCGTTCCTTCCGCCCCTTGGGTCTGGCGGCCCTGGTGAGTGCCGCCCTGAGTCTGGCCGCCCAAGGCCCCGTCCCGCCTCTGGCCAAGCAGGTCGAGCACCTCTCCGTCTGGCACGGCGAGAAGGTCAATGACCCCTGGTTCTGGCTGCGCGAAAAGGCCAGCCCTGAGGTGGTGGCCTATCTGAATGCGGAGAACGCCTACACCGAGGCCATGACCGCAGACCTCAAGCCGTTCTCAGAGGCGCTGTACAAGGAGATGCTGGGCCGCATCAAGCAGACGGACCTGAGCGTTCCCGTGCGTCGCGGCGCCTTCTACTACTACTCACGCACGGAGGAGGGGAAGCAGTACCCGATCCAGTGCAGGCGGAAGGCCGCGAAGGGCGGGACCTACGACGAGAAGGCCCCCGAGGAGGTGCTGCTGGACCAGAATGAGCTGGCCAAAGGGCTGAAGTTCCTGGGGCTGGGCGGCATGTCCGTCAGCGATGATGACCGCACCCTGCTCTTCAGCACGGATACCACGGGTTTCCGGCAGTACAAGCTCTTCACCAAGAACCTGGCCACGGGCAAGGTGAGCGCCGCCCTCGCGGAGCGGGTGACCTCGTCCACCTGGGCCTCGGACTCCCGCCACATCTTCTTCGTGACCGAGGACGATGTCACCAAGCGCTCGAACCAACTCTGGCGGCTGGACCTCGCCTCCGGCAAACCGGAACTGGTCTTCGAGGAGAAAGACGAACTCTTCGGGATTCATGTCAACCGGACCAAGGACCGCAAGTTCGTCGTGGTGGAGAGCCGGTCCACGGATACCTGGGAGAGCCGGTATCTCTCCGCCGCCAAGCCTGGCGGCGCGTTCAAGGTGCTCCTGCCTCGGGAGAAGGGTCACAAGTACGACATCGAGCATCGCGAAGGCACCTTCTATATCCGCACGAACAAGAACGCGAAGAACTTCCGCCTGGTCACGGCCCCCGTGGCCACGCCGGGTCCCAAGCACTGGAAGGCCTTCCTCCCCCACCGGCCGGAGGTGCTGCTGGAAGGCATGGAGCCCTTCCAGGATTTCCTGGTGGTGGCCGAGAAGAGCCAGGGCCTTTCGCATTTCCGCTTCCAGGACCTCAAGACCGGCCGCTGGCAGGATGTCCGCTTTCCCGAAAGCGTCTACGCAGCCTTCCCCGGAGGAACGCCGGAGTACACCTCGAAGACCTTCCGCTTCGTCTACCAGTCCATGGTCACCCCCCAGAGCATCTACGATTGCGACATGGGTTCGGGCAAGCAGACCCTGCTGAAGCAGATCGAAGTGCTGGGCGGCTACGACAAGTCCCAGTACGCCACCGAGCGCCTGTGGGCCCCGGCCCGGGATGGCGTCAAGGTGCCGCTGTCCGTGGTCTACAAGAAGGGGATCAAGCGGGACGGCACGGCGCCGCTCTTCCTCTACGCCTACGGCTCCTACGGCTACGGCCAGTCCGCGACCTTCTCCATCCCGCGCCTGAGCCTGCTGGATCGCGGCATGGTCTATGTCATCGCGCACATCCGCGGTGGCAACGAGATGGGCGAGGCTTGGCACGACGACGGCATGCTGATGAAGAAGATGAACACCTTCACGGATTTCATCGACTCCGCGGAGTTCCTGGTGAAGGAGAAGTGGACCGCTCAGGATCGCCTCGTCATTGAGGGCGGCAGCGCGGGCGGCCTGCTCATGGGCGCTGTCACCAACCTGCGGCCCGACCTCTTCAAGGCCGTGCACAGCGCCGTGCCCTTCGTGGATGTGATGAACACCATGATGGACGCCAGCCTGCCCCTGACCGTCGGCGAGTACCTGGAGTGGGGCAACCCCAACGAGAAGGCGGCCTTCGACTACATGCGGGCCTACAGCCCCTACGACAACCTGAAGAAGGGCGCCTATCCGGCCATCCTCGTCACCACGAGTTTCAACGACAGCCAGGTGATGTACTGGGAACCCGCCAAGTACATCGCCAAGCTGCGCACCCTCAAGACCGATTCCAACCCCCTGCTCCTGAGGATCAAGATGGATCCAGCCGGACACGGGGGTGCCTCCGGCCGCTACGACGCCCTGAAGGACAAGGCCTTCGAGACGGCGTGGATGCTGAAGCAGGTGGGCATCGCCAAGTAG
- a CDS encoding sodium-translocating pyrophosphatase produces the protein MKRVLGALASTRIFRGGLTALFLLLLAPPAFAGGEAELKIPALQGSFMGMTGHNLLLIGLFICLLGIGFGLVQYAQIRDLPVHKSMREISELIYETCKTYLVTQIKFISLLWVFIAFIIVAYFKFLAHTPMGWGQVIVILLFSIIGILGSVAVAWFGIRINTFANSRTAFASLGGKPFPTMAIPLKAGMSIGMLLISVELMLMLAILLFIPGDAAGPCFIGFAIGESLGAAALRIAGGIFTKIADIGSDLMKIVFKIKEDDARNPGVIADCVGDNAGDSVGPTADGFETYGVTGVALVTFILLAVPSPAIQVSLLVWIFVMRVGMIVTSAASYWLNGMWAKAKFATAAKFNFETPLTTLVWLTSLVSVVMTYVLSKVLISDLGDGMWWKLSTIITCGTLAGALIPELVKAFTSTNSGHVREVVTASKEGGASLNIISGIVAGYFSAYWMGLCIVALMGAAYFVSIGIPAGVMASTAAPIFAFGLVAFGFLGMGPVTIAVDSYGPVTDNAQSVYELSTIETIPGIEAEIQKDFGFKPDFEEAKMFLEENDGAGNTFKATAKPVLIGTAVVGATTLIFSIIQVLNGKFGVENVFRGLSIINPLFLLGLITGGAVIFWFSGAACQAVATGAYRAVEFIKQNINLDSGAEKASVEDSKKVVEICTQYAQKGMFNIFLAVFFSTLAFACVNHYFFIGYLISIAVFGLYQAIFMANAGGAWDNAKKLVETELKAKGTPLHDACVVGDTVGDPFKDTSSVAMNPVIKFTTLFGLLAVELAIELNPATAHMAAFVFFLVSTVFVWRSFYGMRIPTVEAK, from the coding sequence ATGAAACGCGTGCTTGGCGCCCTGGCGTCAACCCGGATCTTTAGAGGGGGGCTGACCGCGCTCTTCCTCCTTCTTCTCGCGCCCCCGGCCTTCGCCGGCGGCGAGGCCGAGCTGAAGATCCCCGCCTTGCAGGGCAGCTTCATGGGCATGACGGGCCACAACCTGTTGCTGATCGGGCTCTTCATCTGCCTGCTCGGCATCGGTTTCGGCCTTGTGCAGTACGCGCAGATCCGCGATCTCCCGGTCCACAAGTCCATGCGGGAAATCTCGGAGCTGATCTACGAGACCTGCAAGACCTACCTGGTCACGCAGATCAAGTTCATCTCCCTCCTCTGGGTCTTCATCGCGTTCATCATCGTCGCCTACTTCAAGTTCCTGGCCCACACGCCCATGGGCTGGGGCCAGGTGATCGTGATCCTGCTCTTCTCGATCATCGGCATCCTCGGTTCCGTGGCCGTGGCCTGGTTCGGCATCCGCATCAACACCTTCGCCAACTCGCGCACGGCCTTCGCCAGCCTGGGGGGCAAGCCCTTCCCGACCATGGCGATCCCCCTGAAGGCGGGCATGTCCATCGGCATGCTGCTCATCTCGGTCGAGCTGATGCTCATGCTGGCGATCCTGCTGTTCATCCCCGGTGACGCCGCCGGCCCCTGCTTCATCGGCTTCGCCATCGGCGAGTCCCTGGGCGCCGCCGCCCTCCGCATCGCGGGCGGCATCTTCACCAAGATCGCCGACATCGGCTCCGACCTGATGAAGATCGTCTTCAAAATCAAGGAAGACGATGCCCGCAACCCCGGCGTCATCGCCGACTGCGTGGGCGACAACGCCGGCGACTCCGTCGGTCCCACGGCGGACGGCTTCGAGACCTACGGCGTCACGGGCGTCGCGCTCGTCACCTTCATCCTGCTGGCCGTGCCGAGCCCCGCCATCCAGGTGTCCCTGCTGGTGTGGATCTTCGTCATGCGCGTGGGCATGATCGTCACCTCCGCGGCCTCCTACTGGCTGAACGGCATGTGGGCCAAGGCGAAGTTCGCCACCGCCGCGAAGTTCAACTTTGAGACCCCCCTGACCACCCTGGTGTGGTTGACCTCCCTCGTCTCCGTCGTGATGACCTATGTGCTCTCCAAGGTGCTCATCAGCGACCTGGGCGACGGCATGTGGTGGAAGCTCTCCACGATCATCACCTGCGGAACCCTCGCGGGCGCCCTGATCCCTGAGCTGGTCAAGGCCTTCACCTCCACCAACTCGGGCCATGTGCGCGAAGTGGTGACGGCCTCCAAGGAAGGCGGTGCCTCCCTCAACATCATCTCCGGCATCGTGGCGGGCTACTTCTCCGCCTACTGGATGGGCCTCTGCATCGTCGCCCTCATGGGCGCCGCCTATTTCGTGTCCATCGGCATCCCGGCCGGCGTCATGGCCAGCACCGCTGCACCCATCTTCGCCTTCGGCCTCGTGGCCTTCGGTTTCCTGGGCATGGGCCCCGTCACCATCGCAGTGGATTCCTACGGCCCGGTGACCGACAACGCCCAGTCCGTCTACGAGCTCTCCACCATCGAGACCATCCCCGGCATCGAGGCGGAGATCCAGAAGGATTTCGGCTTCAAGCCTGATTTCGAGGAAGCCAAGATGTTCCTCGAAGAGAACGACGGCGCCGGCAACACCTTCAAGGCCACGGCCAAGCCCGTGCTCATCGGCACCGCGGTCGTGGGCGCCACCACCCTGATCTTCTCGATCATCCAGGTGCTCAACGGCAAGTTCGGCGTGGAGAATGTCTTCCGGGGCCTCTCCATCATCAACCCCCTGTTCCTGCTCGGCCTGATCACGGGCGGCGCAGTCATCTTCTGGTTCTCCGGCGCGGCCTGCCAGGCTGTGGCCACGGGCGCCTACCGGGCCGTGGAGTTCATCAAGCAGAACATCAACCTCGATTCCGGGGCCGAGAAGGCCTCCGTCGAGGACTCCAAGAAGGTCGTGGAGATCTGCACCCAGTACGCGCAGAAGGGCATGTTCAACATCTTCCTGGCGGTCTTCTTCTCCACGCTGGCCTTCGCCTGCGTGAACCACTACTTCTTCATCGGCTACCTGATCTCCATCGCGGTCTTCGGCCTCTACCAGGCCATCTTCATGGCCAATGCCGGTGGCGCCTGGGACAACGCGAAGAAGCTCGTGGAAACCGAGCTGAAGGCCAAGGGCACCCCCCTCCACGACGCCTGCGTCGTGGGCGACACCGTGGGCGACCCCTTCAAGGACACCTCCTCCGTGGCCATGAACCCGGTCATCAAGTTCACGACCCTCTTCGGCCTCCTGGCCGTGGAGCTGGCCATCGAGCTGAATCCGGCCACGGCCCACATGGCGGCCTTCGTCTTCTTCCTGGTCTCCACGGTCTTCGTGTGGCGCTCCTTCTACGGCATGCGCATTCCCACCGTGGAAGCGAAGTAG
- a CDS encoding succinate dehydrogenase cytochrome b subunit: MSVAEQSIAGAEARGRGFMASSVGRKVLMAVTGVLLFGFVTVHMLGNLTSYMGATAMNHYAEFLHTMIHGMGIWVFRAVLLSAVGLHIWAAVTLTLDNRAARPLGYRNQHTQASTWASRTMRWSGVILAAFIVYHLLHLTTGTVHPNFDHANPYANFVNGFKVPAAAGFYIVAQLCLGLHMWHGVWSFTQSLGLAHPRYDGLRRNFATGLTVLVVGVNISYPIAVLTGFIH; the protein is encoded by the coding sequence ATGTCCGTTGCTGAACAGAGCATCGCGGGCGCGGAAGCGCGCGGCCGCGGTTTCATGGCGTCCTCGGTCGGACGCAAGGTCCTGATGGCCGTCACCGGCGTCCTCCTCTTCGGATTCGTCACCGTCCACATGCTGGGGAACCTGACCTCCTACATGGGGGCCACGGCGATGAACCACTACGCCGAGTTCCTGCACACCATGATCCATGGCATGGGCATCTGGGTGTTCCGGGCAGTGCTCCTCAGCGCGGTCGGCCTGCACATCTGGGCCGCCGTGACCCTCACCCTCGACAACCGCGCCGCCCGCCCCCTGGGCTACCGCAACCAGCACACGCAGGCCTCCACCTGGGCCTCGCGCACCATGCGCTGGAGCGGCGTCATCCTCGCCGCATTCATCGTCTACCATCTGCTCCACCTCACCACCGGCACCGTCCATCCCAACTTCGATCACGCGAACCCCTACGCCAACTTCGTGAACGGGTTCAAGGTTCCGGCTGCCGCTGGCTTCTACATCGTGGCCCAGCTCTGCCTCGGCCTCCACATGTGGCACGGCGTCTGGAGCTTCACCCAGTCGCTGGGCCTGGCGCATCCCCGCTACGACGGCCTCCGGCGGAACTTCGCCACCGGCCTGACCGTCCTCGTCGTGGGCGTGAACATCTCCTACCCCATCGCCGTCCTGACCGGCTTCATCCACTGA